The Desulfocurvus vexinensis DSM 17965 genome includes a window with the following:
- the tmcB gene encoding electron transfer complex ferredoxin TmcB yields MSEAAEKKIDIVNIEDTGLDQGIARLTPERIEKVINQIIDTETGVRLKLYVDTCVHCGLCSDACHWYLSYDRNPRFSPVGKVRQTIWKILERKGRLSPAEVRELAVVAYTECNLCRRCQQFCPFGIEIAYMIALVRRICHKLGVTPLYMQDTCHSHSAALNQMWVKEDEWTDSLQWQEDEARDEFPHLRIPLAKEGAEIMYSVIGPEPKFRTQLIYQAASILHESGVDWTMPATPGWDNSNMCMFSGDAEMAGRIVKEHFEAALRLKVKRIVMGECGHAYRAVYDVGNRWNAWKMFPLPVIHSVQFFHELLTSGRIKVREKMPGKVSFNDPCNISRGMGLHDMGRHVTRAFCEELVEMTPNREHNLCCCAGGGVINCGPPWKKKRVLGNSAKAEQLRRVADQGVSIIVAPCHNCHGGLDDIIHHYNLPLKLKFLGDIIYEYMEKTRAE; encoded by the coding sequence ATGTCTGAAGCCGCCGAGAAGAAGATCGACATCGTGAATATCGAGGACACGGGGCTGGACCAGGGCATCGCCCGGCTGACCCCCGAGCGCATCGAGAAGGTCATCAACCAGATCATCGACACCGAGACCGGGGTGCGCCTGAAGCTCTACGTGGACACCTGCGTCCACTGCGGGCTGTGCTCCGACGCCTGCCACTGGTATCTGTCCTACGACCGCAACCCCCGCTTCTCGCCCGTGGGCAAGGTCCGCCAGACCATCTGGAAGATCCTGGAGCGCAAGGGCAGGCTGAGCCCCGCCGAGGTGCGCGAGCTGGCCGTGGTGGCCTACACGGAGTGCAACCTGTGCCGCCGCTGCCAGCAGTTCTGCCCCTTCGGCATCGAGATCGCCTACATGATCGCCCTGGTGCGGCGCATCTGCCACAAGCTGGGCGTGACGCCCCTGTACATGCAGGACACCTGCCACAGCCACTCCGCCGCCCTGAACCAGATGTGGGTCAAGGAGGACGAGTGGACCGACAGCCTCCAGTGGCAGGAGGACGAAGCCCGCGACGAATTCCCGCATCTGCGCATCCCCCTGGCCAAGGAGGGTGCGGAGATCATGTACTCCGTCATCGGGCCCGAGCCCAAGTTCCGCACCCAGCTCATCTACCAGGCCGCGAGCATCCTGCACGAGTCGGGCGTGGACTGGACCATGCCCGCCACCCCGGGCTGGGACAACTCCAACATGTGCATGTTCTCCGGCGACGCCGAGATGGCCGGGCGCATCGTCAAGGAGCACTTCGAGGCCGCCTTGCGCCTGAAGGTCAAGCGCATCGTCATGGGCGAGTGCGGCCACGCCTACCGCGCGGTGTACGACGTGGGCAACCGCTGGAACGCCTGGAAGATGTTCCCCCTGCCGGTGATCCACTCGGTGCAGTTCTTCCACGAGCTGCTCACCAGCGGGCGGATCAAGGTCCGCGAGAAGATGCCCGGCAAGGTCTCCTTCAACGACCCGTGCAACATCTCGCGCGGCATGGGCCTGCACGACATGGGCCGCCACGTGACCCGCGCCTTCTGCGAGGAGCTGGTGGAGATGACCCCCAACCGCGAGCACAACCTGTGCTGCTGCGCGGGCGGCGGGGTCATCAACTGCGGGCCGCCGTGGAAGAAGAAGCGCGTGCTGGGCAACTCGGCCAAGGCCGAGCAGCTGCGCCGCGTGGCCGACCAGGGCGTCAGCATCATCGTGGCCCCGTGCCACAACTGCCACGGCGGGCTGGATGACATCATCCACCACTACAACCTGCCGCTGAAGCTGAAGTTCCTGGGCGACATCATCTACGAATACATGGAGAAGACCCGGGCCGAGTAG
- the tmcA gene encoding acidic tetraheme cytochrome c3 TmcA: MKITTALAVPCAVALAAMLWLPAAFSQDDIVQLRSAAFGAHKRPPAVFVHDAHNEKAGLEEACATCHHVYDKGALVPDEDSIGTPCADCHAVDAPQMPLRQAFHGQCKGCHEIRAAGPVACGQCHPPGGM; the protein is encoded by the coding sequence ATGAAGATCACGACCGCACTGGCCGTGCCGTGCGCGGTGGCCCTGGCCGCCATGCTCTGGCTCCCGGCGGCCTTCTCGCAGGACGATATCGTGCAGTTGCGCAGCGCGGCCTTCGGCGCGCACAAGCGGCCCCCGGCGGTGTTCGTCCACGACGCACACAACGAAAAGGCCGGGCTGGAGGAGGCCTGCGCCACCTGCCACCACGTCTATGACAAGGGCGCCCTGGTGCCCGACGAGGACTCCATCGGCACGCCCTGCGCCGACTGCCACGCCGTGGACGCCCCGCAGATGCCCCTGCGCCAGGCCTTCCACGGCCAGTGCAAGGGCTGCCACGAAATCCGCGCCGCAGGCCCCGTGGCCTGCGGGCAGTGCCACCCCCCGGGCGGCATGTAG
- the tmcD gene encoding electron transfer complex subunit TmcD, protein MVDVRTWDWEPGERAVADVGAWDDRFEWVEELHASPDGESVAAVVNKGDAQFSVCVNGEPWEGDYDRAWFLRYSPDGRLTALVSESAEWTLCVDGQAWENTFGYAWGTRFSEDGAVIACAVQQDGRYGWCVDDAPWDTLFEAATDFTLSRDGSAAAAAVQVVTFGQADIYTFQAGGYTAAVNGRAWDERFVNIFHLDISADGAHVAAEARTSLYDYTIVVDGKAWNKSYPCVWKPLFHPGNGSVVAPVRTAGKWTMATELGPIWPLFAQCWHALYSPDGARLAAIVAPAFGRWTMAVDGQPWATTFSTLVTDAVFGPGGERLACLGKNDAVWKVAVDDRVWPGSYDMAWKPVFSADGAHVAAKVERGGRQTVAVDGRELPQSFAQCWEPAFSPDGRHVLVRGVEDGAFLRRVVPVTDFRERG, encoded by the coding sequence ATGGTCGATGTCCGAACGTGGGATTGGGAACCGGGGGAGCGGGCCGTCGCCGATGTCGGCGCCTGGGACGACCGCTTCGAGTGGGTCGAGGAGCTGCACGCCAGCCCCGACGGCGAGAGCGTCGCCGCCGTGGTCAACAAGGGCGACGCGCAGTTCTCGGTATGCGTCAACGGCGAACCCTGGGAGGGCGACTACGACCGGGCCTGGTTCCTGCGCTACAGCCCCGACGGGCGGCTGACGGCCCTGGTCTCGGAATCCGCCGAATGGACCCTGTGCGTGGACGGCCAGGCCTGGGAGAACACCTTCGGCTACGCCTGGGGCACGCGGTTTTCCGAGGACGGCGCGGTCATCGCCTGCGCCGTGCAGCAGGACGGGCGCTACGGCTGGTGCGTGGACGACGCGCCCTGGGACACGCTCTTCGAGGCCGCCACGGACTTCACCCTGAGCCGCGACGGCAGCGCCGCCGCCGCCGCCGTGCAGGTGGTGACCTTCGGCCAGGCCGACATCTACACCTTCCAGGCCGGGGGCTACACCGCCGCCGTCAACGGCCGCGCCTGGGACGAGCGCTTCGTGAACATCTTCCACCTGGACATCAGCGCCGACGGGGCCCACGTGGCCGCCGAGGCGCGCACCTCGCTGTACGACTACACCATCGTGGTGGACGGCAAGGCCTGGAACAAGAGCTACCCCTGCGTGTGGAAGCCGCTGTTCCACCCCGGGAACGGCTCGGTGGTCGCCCCGGTGCGCACGGCGGGCAAATGGACCATGGCCACGGAGCTGGGGCCCATCTGGCCGCTGTTCGCCCAGTGCTGGCACGCGCTCTACAGCCCGGACGGCGCGCGTCTTGCGGCCATCGTGGCCCCGGCCTTCGGGCGCTGGACCATGGCCGTGGACGGGCAGCCCTGGGCCACCACGTTTTCCACCCTGGTCACCGACGCGGTGTTCGGCCCCGGCGGCGAGCGCCTGGCCTGCCTGGGCAAGAACGACGCCGTGTGGAAGGTGGCCGTGGACGACCGCGTCTGGCCCGGGAGCTACGACATGGCCTGGAAGCCCGTGTTCAGCGCCGACGGCGCGCACGTCGCGGCCAAGGTCGAGCGCGGCGGGCGCCAGACGGTGGCCGTGGACGGCAGGGAGCTGCCGCAGAGCTTCGCCCAGTGCTGGGAGCCCGCCTTCAGCCCCGACGGGCGCCATGTGCTCGTGCGCGGGGTCGAGGACGGCGCGTTCCTGCGCCGGGTGGTGCCCGTGACGGACTTCAGGGAAAGGGGGTAG
- a CDS encoding GAK system CofD-like protein — protein sequence MRTHALPAPRLDGPPADPPADPGRGPRILFFSGGTALRGLSRQLIRHTHNSIHLVTPFDSGGSSAALRRAFAMPAPGDLRNRLMALAQGGPEIIELFATRLPKGAEPHGLDAELAELATGTHPLAARVPEPLGGVVRHYLGAFLERMPRGFDLRGASIGNLILTAGYLEAERRFGPVVFTFTHLAGVRGTVLPTVEADLHLAAELADGSTVVGQHLLTGKEAAPLAAPIRRLRLVADLDGSPAPPCAIGPTVRRLIAGAGLIVLPMGSFYTSILANLLPRGVGRAVAANPCPKVFVPNLGHDPEALGLSTTDQALLLDDALRADLPPGSAARVLDFVLAAPEHGLDPGPLAARGIGLCPAALVTPASAPLLDDRLLASALRRLAGAD from the coding sequence ATGCGCACGCACGCCCTGCCCGCCCCGCGCCTCGACGGCCCCCCTGCCGACCCGCCCGCCGACCCGGGCCGGGGGCCGCGCATCCTGTTCTTCTCGGGCGGCACGGCCCTGCGCGGGCTTTCGCGCCAGCTCATCCGCCACACCCACAATTCCATCCACCTGGTGACGCCCTTCGACTCGGGCGGCAGTTCGGCGGCCCTGCGCCGGGCCTTCGCCATGCCCGCCCCCGGCGACCTGCGCAACCGGCTCATGGCCCTGGCCCAGGGCGGCCCGGAGATCATCGAGCTGTTCGCCACGCGCCTGCCCAAGGGGGCGGAGCCACACGGGCTGGACGCCGAACTGGCCGAGCTGGCCACGGGCACGCATCCCCTGGCGGCCCGGGTGCCCGAGCCCCTGGGCGGTGTGGTCCGCCATTATCTGGGGGCGTTCCTGGAGCGGATGCCGCGCGGCTTCGACCTGCGCGGGGCCAGCATCGGCAACCTGATCCTCACGGCGGGCTACCTGGAGGCCGAGCGGCGCTTCGGGCCGGTGGTCTTCACCTTCACGCACCTGGCCGGGGTACGCGGCACGGTGCTGCCCACCGTGGAAGCCGACCTGCACCTGGCCGCCGAGCTGGCCGACGGGAGCACCGTGGTCGGCCAGCACCTGCTCACGGGCAAGGAGGCCGCGCCCCTGGCCGCGCCCATCCGCCGCCTGCGGCTGGTGGCCGACCTGGACGGCAGCCCCGCCCCGCCCTGCGCCATCGGCCCCACCGTGCGCCGCCTCATCGCCGGGGCCGGGCTCATCGTGCTGCCCATGGGCAGCTTCTACACGAGCATCCTGGCCAACCTGCTGCCCCGGGGCGTGGGCCGCGCCGTGGCCGCCAACCCCTGCCCCAAGGTCTTCGTGCCCAACCTGGGGCACGACCCCGAGGCCCTGGGCCTGAGCACCACGGACCAGGCCCTGCTGCTGGACGACGCCCTGCGCGCCGACCTGCCTCCGGGCAGCGCGGCCCGGGTGCTGGATTTCGTGCTGGCGGCCCCCGAGCACGGCCTCGATCCCGGGCCCCTGGCCGCCCGGGGCATCGGCCTCTGCCCCGCCGCGCTGGTCACTCCGGCCAGCGCCCCGCTGCTGGACGATCGCCTGCTGGCCTCGGCCCTGCGGCGCCTGGCTGGGGCGGACTAG
- a CDS encoding DUF3568 family protein, whose translation MKKQFAALVLGLAALAALSGCMVVAAGAVAGGGTYAYISGWGEQSYNVDLADAYDATLRACSALNLHVEEKSRSLSDASVSGKDGDTPVWIKLKTVNPKVTKISVRVGYLGDDPATQRIQQAIRNQI comes from the coding sequence ATGAAAAAGCAATTTGCTGCGCTTGTGCTGGGCCTTGCGGCCCTTGCGGCCCTGTCGGGCTGCATGGTCGTCGCCGCGGGGGCGGTGGCGGGCGGGGGCACCTACGCCTACATTTCGGGCTGGGGCGAGCAGTCCTACAACGTGGACCTCGCCGACGCCTATGACGCGACTCTGCGGGCCTGCTCGGCGCTGAACCTGCACGTCGAGGAGAAGTCGCGCTCCCTGAGCGACGCCTCCGTCAGCGGCAAGGACGGGGACACGCCGGTGTGGATCAAGCTCAAGACCGTGAACCCCAAGGTGACCAAGATCAGCGTGCGCGTGGGCTACCTGGGGGACGACCCGGCCACCCAGCGCATCCAGCAGGCCATCCGCAACCAGATCTGA
- the tmcC gene encoding TmcC family electron transfer complex membrane anchor subunit, with protein MHGFYALVSGPLVWVAFAVFLGGGAWKLWRLLSTARRKDVFIHEYWSWSHAVQSYLHWLTPFGSENSRRQPVMTVVTFLFHLGVVVVPLFTLGHLVLLEEGALGLSWPALPDAVVDAFAFVVLGGCAYFGWRRLALPQVRSVTSAADWGILALVAAPFATGILAYHGIGDALLMTSLHMLAGEVMLAAIPFTRLSHMFTFWVTRGYTASEFGSVRHVRDW; from the coding sequence ATGCATGGATTCTACGCACTGGTGAGCGGCCCGCTGGTCTGGGTGGCCTTCGCGGTCTTTTTGGGCGGCGGCGCCTGGAAACTGTGGCGCCTGCTCTCCACGGCCCGCAGGAAGGACGTGTTCATCCACGAATACTGGAGCTGGAGCCACGCCGTGCAGTCCTACCTGCACTGGCTCACGCCGTTTGGCAGCGAGAATTCGCGCCGCCAGCCGGTGATGACGGTGGTCACCTTCCTGTTCCACCTCGGGGTGGTGGTGGTGCCGCTGTTCACCCTGGGGCACCTGGTGCTGCTGGAGGAGGGGGCCCTGGGCCTGTCCTGGCCGGCGCTGCCCGACGCGGTGGTGGACGCCTTCGCCTTCGTGGTGCTGGGCGGCTGCGCCTACTTCGGCTGGCGGCGGCTGGCCCTGCCCCAGGTCCGCTCGGTGACCTCGGCTGCGGACTGGGGCATCCTGGCCCTGGTGGCCGCGCCGTTCGCCACGGGCATCCTGGCCTACCACGGCATCGGCGACGCCCTGCTCATGACCAGCCTGCACATGCTCGCGGGCGAGGTCATGTTGGCGGCCATTCCCTTCACGCGCCTGTCGCACATGTTCACCTTCTGGGTGACGCGCGGGTACACCGCCTCCGAGTTCGGCTCGGTGCGCCATGTGCGGGACTGGTGA
- a CDS encoding zinc-ribbon domain-containing protein codes for MYVQCVPCRKKYRLDPARIPPGGGAVSCKGCGAKLHVAPRDNVEADATRMPVTKAAHQKEVKWHDRSGAMLRSMGYESKTAEYNMMFFLLREFRKRLGITFFDMGCSARVKHVDRELMYNRLSFFGDCCVPPFPGGPQSCVPDLLGGMAEVLRAKDSARRYCVDELLRVAYPDSFPMLVRFVLGVGFEASYGETVYGSAVQMDITLDAVRELPDQYDGADLERRARIEISRTPIETGHLTLAELMTPGLHLNPERDPDLRCACPVVDGLLRHYGGQP; via the coding sequence ATGTACGTCCAGTGCGTTCCATGCAGGAAGAAATACAGGCTCGACCCGGCGCGCATCCCCCCCGGAGGGGGCGCCGTGTCCTGCAAGGGTTGCGGGGCCAAGCTGCATGTCGCCCCGCGCGACAATGTGGAGGCCGACGCCACGCGGATGCCCGTGACCAAGGCCGCGCACCAGAAGGAGGTCAAATGGCACGACCGCAGCGGGGCCATGCTGCGCAGCATGGGCTACGAGAGCAAGACTGCGGAATACAACATGATGTTTTTCCTGCTGCGCGAGTTCCGCAAGCGGCTGGGCATCACCTTCTTCGACATGGGCTGTAGCGCGCGGGTCAAGCATGTGGACCGCGAGCTGATGTACAACCGCCTGTCGTTCTTCGGCGACTGCTGCGTGCCGCCGTTCCCGGGCGGGCCGCAGAGCTGCGTGCCCGACCTGCTGGGCGGCATGGCCGAGGTGCTGCGCGCCAAGGACTCGGCCCGGCGCTACTGCGTGGACGAGCTCCTGCGCGTGGCCTATCCCGACTCCTTCCCGATGCTGGTGCGTTTCGTCCTGGGGGTCGGCTTCGAGGCCTCCTACGGCGAGACGGTCTACGGCAGCGCCGTGCAGATGGACATCACCCTGGACGCCGTGCGCGAACTGCCCGACCAGTACGACGGCGCGGACCTGGAACGCCGCGCGCGCATCGAGATTTCGCGCACGCCCATCGAGACCGGGCACCTGACCCTGGCCGAACTGATGACCCCCGGGCTGCACCTGAACCCCGAGCGCGACCCGGACCTGCGCTGCGCCTGCCCGGTGGTGGACGGGCTGCTGCGCCATTACGGGGGCCAGCCCTAG
- a CDS encoding OmpA family protein, which produces MLQKKSGLLALAFALCALLLASGAAQAKTELVSKVDSFVLFVDYSGSMAMTNADAKLEKIEMAKDLLAKMNEKIPALGYDSRLTTFAPTSKLYSGIYDRAAMAKGIGSLATGFEIFGRLTPMGGGLQDIRPTLDALKGRIAVIVFSDGESNLGANPVPVATELYNAFGGRLCFHTVSFADKPEGQATMDAIGKLSGCSVTASAMDLLGSEAALDKFVRDVFYDEVEIAEPAPAPAPVAEVMPLRIHFDFDSAKIRDDMAPILDEAAEQIKARGGSVTLEGHTCSIGSDAYNQGLSERRADSVKKYLAGQGISADAMATVGKGESMPKYDNNTDEGRKLNRRVEIIFE; this is translated from the coding sequence ATGCTGCAAAAGAAATCCGGGCTGCTGGCCCTGGCCTTTGCCCTGTGCGCCCTGCTGCTGGCCTCCGGCGCCGCCCAGGCGAAGACCGAACTGGTGTCCAAGGTCGACAGCTTCGTGCTGTTCGTCGACTACTCCGGCTCCATGGCCATGACCAATGCGGACGCCAAGCTGGAGAAGATCGAGATGGCCAAGGACCTGCTGGCGAAGATGAACGAGAAGATCCCGGCCCTGGGCTACGACTCCCGGCTGACGACCTTCGCCCCGACCTCCAAGCTGTACTCCGGCATCTATGACCGCGCTGCCATGGCCAAGGGCATCGGTTCGCTGGCCACCGGCTTCGAGATCTTCGGCCGGCTGACCCCCATGGGCGGCGGCCTGCAGGACATCCGCCCGACCCTGGACGCCCTCAAGGGCCGCATCGCCGTCATTGTGTTCTCCGACGGCGAAAGCAACCTTGGCGCGAACCCGGTGCCCGTGGCCACCGAGCTGTACAACGCCTTCGGCGGTCGGCTGTGCTTCCACACCGTGTCCTTCGCCGACAAGCCCGAGGGTCAGGCCACCATGGACGCCATCGGCAAGCTTTCGGGCTGCTCCGTGACGGCTTCGGCCATGGACCTGCTGGGCAGCGAGGCCGCTCTGGACAAGTTCGTGCGCGACGTGTTCTACGACGAGGTGGAGATCGCCGAGCCCGCGCCCGCCCCGGCGCCCGTGGCCGAGGTCATGCCCCTGCGCATCCACTTCGACTTCGACTCCGCCAAGATCCGTGACGACATGGCCCCGATCCTGGATGAGGCCGCCGAGCAGATCAAGGCTCGCGGCGGCAGCGTGACCCTGGAAGGCCACACCTGCAGCATCGGCTCCGACGCCTACAACCAGGGCCTGTCCGAGCGCCGCGCCGACTCGGTGAAGAAGTACCTCGCCGGGCAGGGCATCAGCGCTGATGCCATGGCCACCGTGGGCAAGGGCGAGAGCATGCCCAAGTACGACAACAACACCGACGAGGGCCGCAAGCTCAACCGTCGCGTGGAAATCATCTTCGAGTAG